In Oryza sativa Japonica Group chromosome 11, ASM3414082v1, the following are encoded in one genomic region:
- the LOC4349963 gene encoding NAC domain-containing protein 71: protein MECGGALQLPPGFRFHPTDDELVMYYLCRKCGGLPLAAPVIAEVDLYKFNPWDLPERAMGGEKEWYFFSPRDRKYPNGQRPNRAAGTGYWKATGADKPVGSPRAVAIKKALVFYAGKPPKGVKTNWIMHEYRLADVDRSAAARKLSKSSHNALRLDDWVLCRIYNKKGVIERYDTVDAGEDVKPAAAAAAAKGGRIGGGGGAAAMKVELSDYGFYDQEPESEMLCFDRSGSADRDSMPRLHTDSSGSEHVLSPSPSPDDFPGGGDHDYAESQPSGGCGGWPGVDWAAVGDDGFVIDSSLFELPSPAAFSRAAGDGAAFGDMFTYLQKPF from the exons ATGGAGTGCGGTGGTGCGCTGCAGCTGCCGCCGGGGTTCAGGTTCCACCCGACGGACGACGAGCTGGTGATGTACTACCTGTGCCGCAAGTGCGGCGgcctccccctcgccgccccgGTGATCGCCGAGGTGGACCTCTACAAGTTCAACCCATGGGATCTCCCCG AGAGGGCGATGGGAGGGGAGAAGGAGTGGTACTTCTTCTCGCCGCGGGACCGGAAGTACCCGAACGGGCAGCGGCCGAACAGGGCGGCGGGGACGGGGTACTGGAAGGCGACGGGGGCGGACAAGCCGGTGGGGTCGCCGCGGGCGGTGGCGATCAAGAAGGCGCTCGTCTTCTACGCCGGGAAGCCGCCCAAGGGCGTCAAGACCAACTGGATCATGCACGAGTACCGCCTCGCCGACGTCgaccgctccgccgccgcccgcaagcTCTCCAAGTCCTCCCACAACGCCCTCAGG ttgGATGATTGGGTGTTGTGCCGAATCTACAACAAGAAGGGAGTGATCGAGAGGTACGACACggtggacgccggcgaggacgtgaagccggcggcggcggcggcggcggcgaagggtggtcgcatcggcggcggcggcggcgcggcggcgatgaaGGTGGAGCTCTCCGACTATGGGTTCTACGACCAGGAGCCGGAGTCGGAGATGCTGTGCTTCGACCGGTCGGGGTCGGCGGACCGCGACTCGATGCCGCGGCTGCACACCGACTCCAGCGGGTCGGAGCAcgtgctgtcgccgtcgccgtcgccggacgacttccccggcggcggcgaccacgacTACGCCGAGAGCCAGcccagcggcggatgcggcgggtgGCCCGGCGTCGACTGggccgccgtcggcgacgatGGCTTCGTCATCGACAGCTCCCTCTTCGAGctgccctcgccggcggcgttctcccgcgccgccggcgacggcgccgccttcGGCGACATGTTCACGTACCTGCAGAAGCCGTTCTAA
- the LOC4349962 gene encoding aspartic proteinase Asp1 precursor codes for MTARLALLASLLLLLQLVPPSSAVVLELHGNVYPIGHFFITMNIGDPAKSYFLDIDTGSTLTWLQCDAPCTNCNIVPHVLYKPTPKKLVTCADSLCTDLYTDLGKPKRCGSQKQCDYVIQYVDSSSMGVLVIDRFSLSASNGTNPTTIAFGCGYDQGKKNRNVPIPVDSILGLSRGKVTLLSQLKSQGVITKHVLGHCISSKGGGFLFFGDAQVPTSGVTWTPMNREHKYYSPGHGTLHFDSNSKAISAAPMAVIFDSGATYTYFAAQPYQATLSVVKSTLNSECKFLTEVTEKDRALTVCWKGKDKIVTIDEVKKCFRSLSLEFADGDKKATLEIPPEHYLIISQEGHVCLGILDGSKEHLSLAGTNLIGGITMLDQMVIYDSERSLLGWVNYQCDRIPRSESAITSRL; via the exons ATGACTGCAAGGTTGGCACTGCTCGCCAGCCTTCTTCTCCTGCTCCAACTGGTGCCGCCATCCTCTGCCGTGGTGTTGGAGCTCCACGGTAACGTCTACCCTATTGG CCATTTCTTCATCACCATGAACATCGGCGACCCGGCAAAATCCTACTTCCTGGACATCGACACCGGCAGCACCCTCACCTGGCTGCAGTGCGACGCCCCCTGCACGAATTGCAACATT GTACCACACGTGCTGTACAAGCCAACCCCAAAGAAGCTGGTGACCTGTGCCGACTCACTCTGCACTGACCTGTACACTGATCTGGGCAAGCCCAAGAGATGTGGATCCCAGAAGCAATGTGACTATGTGATTCAGTACGTCGACAGTTCATCCATGGGCGTGCTCGTCATCGACAGGTTCTCCCTCTCAGCAAGCAACGGCACCAATCCTACTACCATAGCCTTCGG CTGTGGGTACGACCAGGGGAAGAAGAATCGCAATGTGCCCATACCGGTAGACAGCATCCTCGGGCTCAGTAGAGGCAAGGTTACGCTGCTCTCGCAGCTCAAGTCCCAGGGGGTGATCACCAAACATGTCTTGGGCCATTGCATCAGCTCAAAAGGTGGGGGTTTCCTCTTCTTTGGGGATGCCCAGGTGCCAACTTCAGGTGTAACCTGGACCCCCATGAACAG AGAACATAAGTACTACTCTCCTGGGCATGGAACCTTGCACTTCGATTCAAATAGCAAGGCGATAAGCGCGGCACCAATGGCAGTGATATTTGACAGTGGTGCCACATACACCTACTTTGCTGCGCAGCCATACCAAGCGACTCTCTCAGTG GTGAAATCCACTCTCAACAGCGAATGTAAGTTTCTTACCGAGGTGACAGAAAAAGATCGGGCTCTTACTGTATGCTGGAAAGGGAAGGATAAAATCGTAACTATCGATGAAGTCAAGAAGTGCTTCAGATCACTGTCTCTGGAATTCGCCGATGGCGATAAGAAGGCCACTTTGGAGATCCCACCTGAGCACTACCTCATTATCTCT CAAGAGGGCCATGTGTGCTTGGGCATCCTTGATGGATCGAAGGAGCATCTGTCGTTAGCTGGAACAAACTTAATTGGAG GAATTACAATGCTGGATCAGATGGTCATATATGACAGCGAGAGATCGCTGCTCGGATGGGTCAATTATCAGTGCGATAGAATTCCCCGTTCTGAGTCTGCGATCACTTCGCGTCTCTGA